Part of the Haloarcula sp. H-GB4 genome is shown below.
CATTCGGTGCATCCCAGTCCGCTTCCGCATAAATGTCGTCCCAAGAGAATTCTTGCCGTGCTGTGTCGTAGTCCGGGAGGTTGTGGCTAGTCACCATACACCGCTCGGAATACCGGTTTCCCGTATAACTGTACCGGTTGGTTTTTCGCATTAATATATTGCATTAATCATTATTCGGATTCCTTTGTAGGCACTATTTGGGTTTTGTGTGGCGAAAACAGATCTGATTACAACATACTCGAAATTATATACATGCGAGAGACATATTCAGTAGGGTGAGCCGCTTTCAGTCGTGTCTTCGGGACCGGTGTGGGGTTCGTCCCACAAAACGCGCGCCACTTCGCGGACGCTGTCCGGAAAGGAGTTCTTGAACGTGACTCGGGGCGCGATGTACGTTTCCTTCCAGCGCGGGTCCCATGCCGCGTTCACGTACAGACGCGAACCGGTTTCGTTGTCCCGTCGATAGTGCGGCCGTGTCGCCGCCGGTGCGTCCGGTTCGCTGAACGTCCAGTCGCGAGCCGGATGAGATTTTAGCCAGACGTCGGCCAGGACGCGGCCGAAATCCTGCGGCGGAACGTCTTTGTCGACGATAACCACAGTGTCGAAAAGCGATGAGAACGAAAAGAGGATATTCGCAAGCTGCCACTCGAAGCCACCATACAGCACGTCACTAGCCACGAAACAGATACCGAGCTCAGCCTCTGCTGGTAACATGACCCATTCGACTGGTGAGATGCCCCAGTAGTTGTTGACCCGGTGATAGAGCGTTGCGGCGGTCGCAAGCCCTGTGAGTTGGATATCATCCGCGAGTGGGCGGCCGACCGGGGAGATGGGGATGACTGGAGTTTCAGTAGCGCGAACGCGCTCGACCGACAGCGAGAGCGGCCCGCTCGCAACGACGTACTCCCAGCCTTCTCGGCGGTCGGAGCGGAAGTCAGGTTGGCGGTCCACAACCGTTGTCTCGACGACGACCTCCGTCGCACTCGGGACGAGTCCGCCGTTGGTCGGGACAAGCGGGACAGTTCCAGTTACCCCACAGGACTGGATCGGCGTGGCAGTTTGCTCAGTGACCGCGAGCAGGTATGCCGTCGTAATCGCCGCCGGCGGCACGCCAAGCGCTATCGTCATCGTGGTCCCGTCAGCAACAAGCGTCGACAGCGCGTCCGGGACGCGTACTCTGAGCGTGTCGCCGCCGACAACCGAGCCGTGAACCGGTGCCCAGTGTGTGCCGTCAGCGGTTGAGATCGATGCGACACCAAGCGTCACTGCGGGCCACGTGTCGGTTTCGCCCTGGGGGAGCTGCAGGTCCTGTACCTCGATGGCTGTCTCCGAGGCCGCCTGCCCCGCATATGTCGGCTCCGGATTCCCGCCGGTTGGACCGAGATCACTGATTGTCTCTAGCAGATCAACGAGCGTGGCGTCCGGATCACGTCCGAGGCCGAGCGCCAGTCGCGACCACGGCCGAGCCTCGCGGTGCTGTGTCTGGTCCGGGCCGCTAAACACACCGCTAACTAGATCTATGCCCGTGGGTCGCTGGAACCGAAGCGCCGGCCCACTTGCGCGGAGGGCCTCCGCCGCAAGCACGTCAATCGGGACCTCGAATGGGCCGTCAAGTCGGGCGAGGTCGTCGTCGCCAGCCAGTCCGCGGACGTACTGCGTGAACGGTATCACTGTGATTTCCCCTCCCGCTCGTCAAGCCGGTCGAACCGCGCAGAGTTTAGTCCCGCTTCGACCAGCCGCTCCTGAGCTCGCTTCCGTGTTTCTGTGGTCGCCGTCGTGTCCGTCGCGTCACCGTCGGTCGTTGCGTCGATGTAGGCTTTGGCCGTCTTCGCCTTCGACGTTCCCACATCTGCACTTCCCTTCTCATCGGGCGTCTGGTAGATGTTGAGCGGGACTTTCGGCATCCGCTCGACGCCGAACTGGTGGAAGTCGGCGTCTGGATCGGCCTCAAGCGCGATAGCTGTCAAGACTGCCCGTGGATCGAGCGGGTCGACAGCAGCGTCGACAAACACGAAGAAGTCGATGTGGAGCATCCCCCACGTCGTGAAAATAAAGTTCGCCAGTTCGTGGAGATACCCCGGATACGGTCGGTCCGTCGCGATGACCCAGACAGTGCGGGAGGTGAATCGCCATGGGACCGCCATCGCAACGTCGAACCCGGCGGCTCGGAGCCCGACAGTCGCGTCGGGACCGGCTGCGACGAGCCGAAGCGTACTGGTCGAGTTCTGCCCGTATCCGACACCGCTCCCCTCGACGCAAAACGGTAGCCGCGGTTCGTGGCGGTGGGTGATCGCATCGACCTCAAACACCGGCATGGAGCGCCGCGGGCCGTTCATATATCCGAAGTAGTCTCCGAACGGTCCCTCATCTAGGCGGTCGTTAGGCCGAACGTGGCCTTCAAGCACTAGCTCGGCCGTCGCCGGGACGTACAGATCATTGGTTTCGCACTGGACAAGCTCCACAGGCGCGTTTTTCAAGCCGCCAGCGAAGGCCGCTTCGCTCCGCCCCGTCGGGATCCACATGTCTGCAGTACTCTCGACGGTGGGTTCCGCACCGATAACGACCGCGACTGGCATCGGTTCGTCCCGCGGTTCGTAGTCGTAGTAGTAGCGGTTGGGTACCTGCTCACCGGCCAGTAGCAACAGACTGGCCTGAGAGCTGTCGTGGATCATCATTCGATGGCTCGACCAAGTCCCCCACTCTGTGTCGGGGTCCGGTGCGACGATGGTGTGGTGATTCGAGTACCGCCCCCCGTCGCCCTCATGGATATACGGCCACGGGAACGAGAGGAGGTCGACCTCGTTGCCCGTCCGCACTGTTTCTTTACAGGGTGCCCTTCGATTTGCGACGGTCTGGGGCGCTTTCGGCGCGTTGAGGCGATCAATCACTCGATCGTAGTATGTACGGCCTGAAAGGCCACTTGGGAATCCCAGCGCTTGAGCGAAGTGATCCCAGGGACGAGTCTGGGAGCCGCGGTACGGGTCGCCAACCAGTTTCGACTCCGTCTCTATCCCTGCGATGGACTCGAACACCGGAATCGGGCCGTCACGGATGTTGGCAAGCATTGTGGCTGCACTTGCTTCGAGGTCCCACGACACCGGTTGGTCGAAGGACCGAAGCCAGCCAGTCGTGTCGAGCAAATCGAGATACTCGCGGAGCGAATTGACGGCCATCTATCACTCCTGTTTCTCGAGCACACGCCTGAGTGGGTCGTCATCACGTTCGCGACGGACCTCCGCGTAGGCGTCAAGCAGGGCCGGTCGCTCTGTGGCGAGGTGGTCGAACGCGATCTCGCGAAGCGCATCGGACGTTGACTTATACTC
Proteins encoded:
- a CDS encoding UbiD family decarboxylase domain-containing protein, producing the protein MIPFTQYVRGLAGDDDLARLDGPFEVPIDVLAAEALRASGPALRFQRPTGIDLVSGVFSGPDQTQHREARPWSRLALGLGRDPDATLVDLLETISDLGPTGGNPEPTYAGQAASETAIEVQDLQLPQGETDTWPAVTLGVASISTADGTHWAPVHGSVVGGDTLRVRVPDALSTLVADGTTMTIALGVPPAAITTAYLLAVTEQTATPIQSCGVTGTVPLVPTNGGLVPSATEVVVETTVVDRQPDFRSDRREGWEYVVASGPLSLSVERVRATETPVIPISPVGRPLADDIQLTGLATAATLYHRVNNYWGISPVEWVMLPAEAELGICFVASDVLYGGFEWQLANILFSFSSLFDTVVIVDKDVPPQDFGRVLADVWLKSHPARDWTFSEPDAPAATRPHYRRDNETGSRLYVNAAWDPRWKETYIAPRVTFKNSFPDSVREVARVLWDEPHTGPEDTTESGSPY
- a CDS encoding UbiD family decarboxylase; translation: MAVNSLREYLDLLDTTGWLRSFDQPVSWDLEASAATMLANIRDGPIPVFESIAGIETESKLVGDPYRGSQTRPWDHFAQALGFPSGLSGRTYYDRVIDRLNAPKAPQTVANRRAPCKETVRTGNEVDLLSFPWPYIHEGDGGRYSNHHTIVAPDPDTEWGTWSSHRMMIHDSSQASLLLLAGEQVPNRYYYDYEPRDEPMPVAVVIGAEPTVESTADMWIPTGRSEAAFAGGLKNAPVELVQCETNDLYVPATAELVLEGHVRPNDRLDEGPFGDYFGYMNGPRRSMPVFEVDAITHRHEPRLPFCVEGSGVGYGQNSTSTLRLVAAGPDATVGLRAAGFDVAMAVPWRFTSRTVWVIATDRPYPGYLHELANFIFTTWGMLHIDFFVFVDAAVDPLDPRAVLTAIALEADPDADFHQFGVERMPKVPLNIYQTPDEKGSADVGTSKAKTAKAYIDATTDGDATDTTATTETRKRAQERLVEAGLNSARFDRLDEREGKSQ